TTGTATTAGTAGATGTACAGGGAAAGCTCTCTAACATTGTCTATGATAGTAAGAGCTTAATTAACAATTTAAAGATCCTCATACAGGGTCTCAACATACTTCATGTTCCTATCGTATGGCTGGAACAGTATCCTAGGGGGTTAGGAGAAACAAACGAAGCATTAACAAAACTTTTGCCAGATATTAAACCGATTCATAAAATCACTTTTGACGCATGTAAAAACCAGAGATTTTTGGATGCATTAGCTGCTGCGAAACGAAAGAAGGTTTTAATAGCTGGCATTGAAACACATATTTGCGTCTATCAGACAGCATTAGGAATACAATCGCTAGGCTATGAGGTGCAGGTTATAGCAGACGCTGTATCCTCGCGAACAAAGATGAATAAAGAAATTGGTCTTCACAAAATGTTTGCATCAGGAATTCTGCCATCAAGTGTGGAAATGGCATTATATGAATTAATGGAAACGGCTGGAAGCAGTGAATTTAAACGTATTTTGGAATTGCTTAAATAAGAAAACCAAGGAATACCAGCTTTCAATAATGAAAGCTGGTATTTTTAACAAGGTAATTTCTATAACAAATAACAAAACAATAACGATGAAAAAAATGCCAAACCCGTAATAGTTAATTTTCTGCCTTATCATCGAGGAATAGAATTGCCGCCATAAGGAACCGAATAAATGATTTCGCTATCTGTTTCGGTGTACATTACTCCAATTGATTTAGACTTGCTTTTCCTTCATTGACAGGAAAGATCACATACTCTCTGCCAATTGCAATGTCGTAATGCATGTATGATCGTTTTCATAGGAAGAAATCTCTGACTTCACTTCTTTTCCATCATTAGTAATCGTAATTTGATACGTTTTATCCCGAGGGAGCCACAAATCAATAAAGCCATTTGATTGGGACTTCATGGTTTCATCTACCATCACATTACCTTCTTGATCTTCAATGTAGACATCAAACGCTTCATGAACCATTTCCCCCTGACATCCTGTCAAACTATGGGTAGCACAAGGATGTGTTTCATTAATATATGGAGCGATAGAAACAAAGAACTCATCTTTCGGTAAATCATAATTTTGCTGACTTCCATCCTGATCAATCACAATAAGTTCCTTTGATGTAATAGAAGCAGACTGGTTTTCTATTTTACCGATACTGTAATCATGCACCAATTCTTTAATGTCTGCTGTTTCAGCTTCTTCTTTTTGCTCCACATCACCAACTTTCACAGCGAAAAAATATCCTGCTGCAAATACCAACCCAATAAATGCGACCACAATGATTTTTATTTTCATACTAAATAAAAACCTACCTCTCGTATGTTTTTGATTCAGCCCTCTTGCATATTCGCCAATTCAAAACTGAACATTATTCTACCATAAAACCATTACATTTGGACTCCGGTTTCATATGTTCACGATTTGTTCACATGCTTCCTGGAGACTATCCATATTGTCAGCTTTTGTTTAATGATTCGATAATCTCCTGCAAGCTCATATCCGCCATAGAAGTTAACTTTAAATGGTAATTTTCAAATGGCAAGGAAGCTGTAACAGGATTCGGAATAACAACCGTGGGAATTTTTGCTTCCAGCGCAGCAATCAACCCATTTAGTGAGTCTTCAAAAACAATTGCTTCATGAGGCTTCAGTTTTAATATCTCTAATGTTTTCAAAAACAGATCCGGAGCCGGCTTAATATGTTCCACCATATCCTGGGTTATAAAATAGTCAAAATAGGAAGCCAAATTTAAGTTATTTAAATGAGCTGTTACCCACTTATTTGTTGAGCTTGTTGCTAAAGCAATTGTCAATCCTTTTTTACGAGCATCCTCAAGGTACTCTTCTACACCTTCCCTCGCCTTTGCCTCTTTAATTAGCCGTGTATGTAGTTCTCCAGTTTGCTTACGAAGCATATTCACATCTAAATGATTTCCCAACTTCTTTTCCAGAAACGAATATAGTGCTGTATCACTCGAGCCAACACACTTCACAAATACGTCAAGTGGTAATTCGAATTGGTACTGTTCTTTTAACACTTCCTTATACGCGTTAAACCATGCCGTCTCTGTATCCAAAATCAGCCCATCAAAGTCAAAAATAACTGCTTTAATCATTATATTAATCCCCCTGTGTAATTCCCCTTATTTCGTCGCTATTTCGCGATTCAACCTCCGTTCCATCAAATTCCAAGCCTCGTGACAGCTAGGCTCTGTAATAAAAGGCTCAAATCCAAAGTTTAAATACATATTTACAGCCTGATAACTCGTTGTTTGCGATGTAAGATAAGCTCTTTCATGATGTCGCGCTAAAACTTTCATAGCCTCACTCAATAAAGGCTTGGAGAGCTTCTTCCCTTGATATTCGGGAATAACACCGACCCAATGGATTCTGCCTAGTATCTCGCCATCTCCTTTTAAATCTCCATACCATGCGGTTGTTGTTGCGATTGCCTCTCCATTGCTATTCTCCACAAATAGACAGCGCTCTTCCATTTCATCTATGTGCGGACCAAATTCTTTCGCGAAATGTGCAAGGGCAGCTTTTTCAGTTTTAAATTCGTCCACACTCGCTTCAATTCTAGCCCAGTTATGTTCATCACCTTTTTTAAACTTTCGAATTTGATACCCATCTGGAAGCGAAAACTCTGGAATATTCAATAGATCTTTTCTTTTCATCTTCAGCCGAATTCTTTTCACTTTTATCATCCCTTGTTTTATTTGTCTCTATATTGACTTATATTATAATCATTAATCGATACTTTTCAACTCGTCTACTAAACACTTCATTGTATTTACTCGTTCTTGTTCTTCCTGCTCATCATACAATATTTGTTCGATAAACTCCCAAATATCCTCCAGCTTTCTTTTTTCTTGATAAAATCGTAATGCAGCAGGGTTAATTGAAAAGTTCAGATGCTTTCTTCGATAAATCGCAAGAAATTCATTGAAATAGGTTTTATTTACAACAAACATCAAATCCGCTTCAACTGGTGCTAATTTCAATCCTTCCCAATCGATTAACATTAAGTAATCAGATTGCATCAAATTCCAATAGTGTAAATCGGTATGGCACAGACTCATTTTCAGGTCAGCTTCTTTTAATTGCTTTGCAAGCTGATCGACATGTAAGATCATTTCCAATAATGGTTTTACATAGGGCGTAATTAGTTGCCGTACGTCAATCGAGAAACTATTAGCTGCATGCAGCGTATCCTGTAACTTCTCTAAAAACGCTACATTAAAATCCTCTTTGATTGCTTCTGTTTTAATAGGGTTATCCTCGCCATATAAATGAAGCTCTGAAATAATTTGTGAAAACTGTTTGATCTGGTTATCTGTTAAATCCTGATTACCAATTGTCTTTCCATTAATATAGTCGTAAAGCATGTAAATGTTATTGTCATCTTCACATGTATACTCCTTTTGCCTGGTTAGAATTGGTACAGTGAGATGGTGCTTTAAATTACTATGCTCCTTTAACCACACCAGTATAGGTGTGTATTGGTCTATAAGTGCTGTTAATTTTGGGGTAGATGCTCTTTTCCTTTCGTATATTTTTAAAAAGTAGCTGCTCTTTCCATCATCTATCTTATAGGCAAGCGATGCCCAGCCGCCTTGCTGAATCGATTTATTAGTGACTTTAATACCATACTGTACACATAATATATGATTAATGTTATCCATACTGACGCCCTTTCTGTAATGTTTAAATTAACTTCATTACTACAATTATCAAATAAGGATACTTCACATCACTATCGATAAATGCCCAAGAATCAGAATAGGCATTTGCATACCAATATAGAGGAGTTCAAAGAACAATGTCAAAGACTTATGCGAATTAATAAAGAAGAAATGAGGGTTTATGAATGAAGAATCAAATGCAAGAATCCTTTGAAACGCAGGATTCTCTCACAACACAGGAGTATCCTCACATGCAAGCACAATGTCAATATTGGAATGAAGAGCTTTATCGACGGCCATTCCACGGAGGGTTCGGAGGCTTTCACGGTGGTTTTGGCCATCCATTTGTTGGCGGATTCGGTGTGCCGTTCCTCGGGGGATTGGCTGGGGGATTGTTAGCTAGTACATTTTATAATCCATATGGGTATGGTTTTTATCCACCATATTACCCGCCATATTATGGGAATTTTTATTATTAAAAATTAAACATAGCATGTTCGTTGCTTCAAAAATCATTTTCATGGTTTAAAGCTGATTAATATCGTAGACCATATGTCCTTACTATGATTACTAAGCGTTCTCGTATCGTTATTTTCTATTAAGAAAATGTAAAGTTTGTTAAGGTTTAATAAAACACATTGTACTGGAACTGGAGCTATGTTACTTTATAGATATCGAAATCCAATATCGAACTTCGATATTGGATATTCTTTTAGGTAGGAGTGAGTAAAAGTTGGAAGATAAAATACTGCGAAAGCTCTTTTTAGGATTTATCCAAATACATATTTTGCATCACGCAAAGGAACATCCAATTTATGGGGCTTGGATGCACGAAGAGCTGCAATCACATGGCTACGAAATTAGTGCGGGTACCTTATATCCAATTCTTCACAGTATGGAATCAGATGGACTTTTAATGAGAGAAAACCGAAATGTAGAAGGAAAAATAAGAAAGTATTATACAGCTACTGGCAAGGGGGAAGAAATTCTTGTTCAAGCCCGGGCTAAGGCCTATGAATTATTTAAAGAGATAAAAGATTAGGAGGCTAGTTCAAATATGAATCATAAACTTAAAACATGGTTAGAGATTTTAATAGTTTCTACCAGACTTGGATTAACGTCATTTGGTGGACCCATTGCACATTTAGGTTACTTTCATGAAGAGTATATTCGAAGGCGGAAATGGATGGATGAAAAAAGCTACGCTGATTTAGTTGCACTCTGCCAGTTTTTGCCTGGTCCTGCCAGCAGTCAGGTGGGAATAGGAATTGGGGTCATGCGCGGTGGAGTGATTGGCGGAATTATTTCATTCCTTGGTTTCACATTACCATCCGTAATAGCACTTATTATTTTTGCTTCTCTTCTTCATACGTTTGGAATAGAAGATGCTGGATGGATCAATGGCCTTAAAATTGTTGCTGTTGTCGTTGTTGCCCACGCAGTTCTAGGTATGTCCCAAAATTTAACGCCTGATTTAAAAAGAAAAACAATAGCTCTATTTACACTCGTTATTACACTGTTATGGCAGACAGCCTTCACTCAAATTGGTGCAATTATTCTAGCAGGATTTGTCGGTTTTCTGCTTTTCAGACAGCAAACCAACAAGGAAGAACAAACAATTCGCCATTTCCATATCTCAGCCCGATTCGGATATATTTGCTTAACGCTCTTTTTTGGCTTACTCATCCTGCTTCCTATATTACGCAATCTTACATCGATACAATGGATTGCTTTGTTCGATAGTTTTTATCGCTCTGGCTCTCTCGTTTTTGGCGGGGGACATGTTGTATTACCTTTATTAGAACAAGAATTTGTTCCTACGGGATGGTTAAGTGAACAGGAATTTCTTGCAGGTTATGGAGCAGCACAGGCAGTTCCTGGACCATTATTTACGTTTGCTGCATATATTGGTGCAGTAATAAATGGCTGGCAAGGCGGTTTGTTTGCTGCATTTGCAATCTTTTTACCGGCATTCCTTCTTATACTAGGTACATTGCCTTTTTGGGATGCGCTACGACGCAACCCGAAAATTAAAGCTGCATTAATAGGGATAAATGCTTCTGTTGTAGGGATTTTAATCGCTGCACTTTACAACCCGATTTGGACAAGCTCTATCCATGCTCCAGCAGACTTTGCTCTCGCAGCAATATTATTCAGTATGCTTGTTTACTGGAGACTTCCACCATGGGTAATTGTACTATCCGGTGCGATAGGCGGATTGTTCATAGCGTATCTTTAAAACTTCTTTAATCGATAGTAAAGGCTATTCCAAGCGGAGGTTGGAATAGCCCTTTTCTTGGTTTCACATAATATTAATAAGATAATGAACAGGGGTATTCAAGACTCATTTACATTTCTGCTATTACTTTTTAGCTAACGATAAATAAAGAACTAACATTAAAATCAAACCCATTCCGATAACTTGCCAAAACCCAAATGGAATATTTAGCCATATGACGCTGCTGACTACTGCAGTTAACGGCTCGACAGTACCCAGTAATGTTGTCTCTTTTGCTTCCAGATACTCCAAACTCTTAATAAACATCCAAAAGGCAAGCGTTGTACCAAATATAATCGTAAAGCCTAACACCCCGATAGTTGCAGCCGACCAATCCTGCATTTCAACTTTCCAAATAGGATGAATGACATTCATACAGATCCCAGCAATAATCATAGCCCATCCAACAACTGTTACAGATGAGTAAAATCGGAGCAAATTGCGCGCATAAAGTGTATAGAATGCAAGTGAAATACCCGAGATAACTCCCCAAATGACAGCAATACTTGAAACTGATAACCCCTTAAACGAACCATTTGTTAACAAAAGCAGTGTCCCAATTATCGTTAACAGAATTGCAATCACATCTGATGTTTGCATTCTTTGTTGACCTCTAAAAATCACCCAGATAATAATATAAATAGGTGCTAAATACTGTAATAAGGTAGCTACAGCAGCGTTGCCTTCTGCAATGGAGGCCATATAAGAATACTGAACTAATAACATTCCAAACAAACTAAAGATAATTAGCGATAGACTTTTTTTGGGATCTTTCCATACCGCAAATACAGTTTCTCTACCTGATAGCAGCAATTGCATTCCCAATAGTAATATCCCGCTAAGTACGAGTCTGGTTGAAACATACCAATTCACATTGATATGAGCTGTTTCAAATAAGTAATGTGCTGCTGTTCCACCAATCCCCCAAAAACTCGCTCCTAATAGAACATAAATAATTCCCACTATACGATTGTTTGTATTTTTCATAATATCACCTATAATATTAAGATATGATTACTATACCTTAGTAAACCCAATAATTATATACAAATAGAGTCAAAAAATATATAAATATTGAGGTGATACGATGAAAAAAAGAGATATTATCCTAAATTCAATGAATGAAGAAATCATTCCATATACAGAACCAGATTGGTTACATTCCATAGAATGCACAAACATTTCAAAGACGCTCTTAGGTTATATCCCTTTACATTGGCATGAGGAATTACAATTTGTCGCTGTAATAAAAGGCACAGTAGAACTTCATATTTTGGGGGAAAAAATAAACCTTAAGGAAGGTTCCGGATTTTTTATCAATTCTGGGGTTATCCATGAAATCCAAGCAAAAACATTAAATGCTACATATATTTGCTGGAATATCGGGATTACATTATTCGATAAACACATCCAAACTAAATACATCCTTCCTTTAATACAGGAGGGCAACACACCGTATGTCATTTTTAACCCTTCAAAAGAAAGGCATAGCCGCATTATACAGGCTATCTTAACCAGCTATAAATGTTATATTAACAAAGAAAAATCATTTGAATTGATCATAACCATTCAATATCTGATCTGTATAAAAGAATTGCTGCATGAGATTGTACTTGAATCATCCAATCGTTATCCGATTTACGACCAACGGGTAAAAAATATTCTGGAATATATTCATACACACTATAGAACACAAATTAAATTAGAAACACTTGCTGAAATAGCCTATTTAAGCAAATCTGAAACAAACAGACTATTTAAGAAACACATTGGCAGAACCCCTTTTACGTATATACTTGATTATCGATTAGAGCGCAGCATTGACCTTCTAATTGGAACTAGAAGCACAATTACTGAGATTGCAATAGAATGTGGATTTTCTAGTGTTAGTTACTTTATTGATAAATTCAAAAAATCATTTCACGTCACACCTAAAAAATATAGAGATGAAAAAGGGCTAAGAAACCGTTAGATTCTTAACCCTTCTTTTAATTGGATCGAAGCAGACTCTGCATTACCTTTGATCAAATGTTTGTTTAACTATCTAATTAGATTCCATCTGTAAAGGTAAACAATATATTTCTTTCTAACACGGCTGAGATTCCTCATTCGTATCACTGTAAAAATATGGAATATCTATTTATCGAGGTTTCTTACCTCGATCGGTATTAAAGCTTTATCTAATTGATCACGATACTGCTCGTATTGGGCAGGCAGCTTCAGCTCTGTTCCCATTGTTTCGTAAGACTCATCATGAGCAAAGCCTGGTGGGTCTGTTGCAATTTCAAACAGAATTTCGCCATGTTCTTTAAAGTAAATGGCATTAAAATAGTTTCTGTCTCTTACTGCTGTAACGCCATAACCATTGTTAGCTACATGCTGCTGCCAGTCCAAATGATCTTCATCGTCTTTTGCCCGCCATGCTATATGGTGAACTGTTCCAACTCCTATTTGTCCTCTTCCAAGTGGTGTTTGTTTCACATCAATTATATT
This region of Oceanobacillus sp. FSL K6-2867 genomic DNA includes:
- a CDS encoding CueP family metal-binding protein → MKIKIIVVAFIGLVFAAGYFFAVKVGDVEQKEEAETADIKELVHDYSIGKIENQSASITSKELIVIDQDGSQQNYDLPKDEFFVSIAPYINETHPCATHSLTGCQGEMVHEAFDVYIEDQEGNVMVDETMKSQSNGFIDLWLPRDKTYQITITNDGKEVKSEISSYENDHTCITTLQLAESM
- a CDS encoding GNAT family N-acetyltransferase; its protein translation is MKRIRLKMKRKDLLNIPEFSLPDGYQIRKFKKGDEHNWARIEASVDEFKTEKAALAHFAKEFGPHIDEMEERCLFVENSNGEAIATTTAWYGDLKGDGEILGRIHWVGVIPEYQGKKLSKPLLSEAMKVLARHHERAYLTSQTTSYQAVNMYLNFGFEPFITEPSCHEAWNLMERRLNREIATK
- a CDS encoding PadR family transcriptional regulator, whose product is MEDKILRKLFLGFIQIHILHHAKEHPIYGAWMHEELQSHGYEISAGTLYPILHSMESDGLLMRENRNVEGKIRKYYTATGKGEEILVQARAKAYELFKEIKD
- a CDS encoding chromate transporter: MNHKLKTWLEILIVSTRLGLTSFGGPIAHLGYFHEEYIRRRKWMDEKSYADLVALCQFLPGPASSQVGIGIGVMRGGVIGGIISFLGFTLPSVIALIIFASLLHTFGIEDAGWINGLKIVAVVVVAHAVLGMSQNLTPDLKRKTIALFTLVITLLWQTAFTQIGAIILAGFVGFLLFRQQTNKEEQTIRHFHISARFGYICLTLFFGLLILLPILRNLTSIQWIALFDSFYRSGSLVFGGGHVVLPLLEQEFVPTGWLSEQEFLAGYGAAQAVPGPLFTFAAYIGAVINGWQGGLFAAFAIFLPAFLLILGTLPFWDALRRNPKIKAALIGINASVVGILIAALYNPIWTSSIHAPADFALAAILFSMLVYWRLPPWVIVLSGAIGGLFIAYL
- a CDS encoding AraC family transcriptional regulator codes for the protein MKKRDIILNSMNEEIIPYTEPDWLHSIECTNISKTLLGYIPLHWHEELQFVAVIKGTVELHILGEKINLKEGSGFFINSGVIHEIQAKTLNATYICWNIGITLFDKHIQTKYILPLIQEGNTPYVIFNPSKERHSRIIQAILTSYKCYINKEKSFELIITIQYLICIKELLHEIVLESSNRYPIYDQRVKNILEYIHTHYRTQIKLETLAEIAYLSKSETNRLFKKHIGRTPFTYILDYRLERSIDLLIGTRSTITEIAIECGFSSVSYFIDKFKKSFHVTPKKYRDEKGLRNR
- a CDS encoding hydrolase; this translates as MLNKENTVFVLVDVQGKLSNIVYDSKSLINNLKILIQGLNILHVPIVWLEQYPRGLGETNEALTKLLPDIKPIHKITFDACKNQRFLDALAAAKRKKVLIAGIETHICVYQTALGIQSLGYEVQVIADAVSSRTKMNKEIGLHKMFASGILPSSVEMALYELMETAGSSEFKRILELLK
- a CDS encoding aminoglycoside phosphotransferase family protein, with the protein product MDNINHILCVQYGIKVTNKSIQQGGWASLAYKIDDGKSSYFLKIYERKRASTPKLTALIDQYTPILVWLKEHSNLKHHLTVPILTRQKEYTCEDDNNIYMLYDYINGKTIGNQDLTDNQIKQFSQIISELHLYGEDNPIKTEAIKEDFNVAFLEKLQDTLHAANSFSIDVRQLITPYVKPLLEMILHVDQLAKQLKEADLKMSLCHTDLHYWNLMQSDYLMLIDWEGLKLAPVEADLMFVVNKTYFNEFLAIYRRKHLNFSINPAALRFYQEKRKLEDIWEFIEQILYDEQEEQERVNTMKCLVDELKSID
- a CDS encoding HAD family hydrolase, which encodes MIKAVIFDFDGLILDTETAWFNAYKEVLKEQYQFELPLDVFVKCVGSSDTALYSFLEKKLGNHLDVNMLRKQTGELHTRLIKEAKAREGVEEYLEDARKKGLTIALATSSTNKWVTAHLNNLNLASYFDYFITQDMVEHIKPAPDLFLKTLEILKLKPHEAIVFEDSLNGLIAALEAKIPTVVIPNPVTASLPFENYHLKLTSMADMSLQEIIESLNKS
- a CDS encoding DMT family transporter is translated as MKNTNNRIVGIIYVLLGASFWGIGGTAAHYLFETAHINVNWYVSTRLVLSGILLLGMQLLLSGRETVFAVWKDPKKSLSLIIFSLFGMLLVQYSYMASIAEGNAAVATLLQYLAPIYIIIWVIFRGQQRMQTSDVIAILLTIIGTLLLLTNGSFKGLSVSSIAVIWGVISGISLAFYTLYARNLLRFYSSVTVVGWAMIIAGICMNVIHPIWKVEMQDWSAATIGVLGFTIIFGTTLAFWMFIKSLEYLEAKETTLLGTVEPLTAVVSSVIWLNIPFGFWQVIGMGLILMLVLYLSLAKK